The DNA sequence ATTGCTGAAATGGAAAATTCTTGCAAAACTGTTCTATTTAAgctatatttagaaataatttttccttgGTGGGTAATCgagaaataaataatagataGTATGTTTGGTGATCAAATTGCTATCACGTATATCTATCTATTTCACCAATGTACTCtagtattattttcatgtttgcACCCCTAAGACTCGTCCATACTCTCTCCTGGAAAGTTTGCGTAGTCTGTTTTTGCTTGTCTGGACAAAGTCCTTAGAAGTTGGCAAAATTACCAAAACTAAACTATAAATAACGGATccatttttcagatttttttttttggatacaGGTCACCAATTGTCGATATGTTTCCATAGTTGATCCAGTTGCTTATTATCTTTTCTCACTTATCTTACACTGTTTGATGCTAAGAAGATTGTCATTAAACATTTTTCACATAAgagatataattatttatgacaATCATCAGCCTGTGTGAAATAAGCCACATAAGCACATTTTGGCCAGTATGTGATTTAAACTCAGAGTCTCTTTTACCAAAGGAGGCAAATGGTCCATGaagctgttttttttttctggtcaACTCTAACGAATATGGCATTCACGGGTTTCTAGATTGGGGAAACATTCATTTGATAATTGTACAGGTTTTTTAATTGTATAAGTTGGCTAGTTTTTAGATGTTGGCAAAGTGGCCTGTCTGTTTATATTCATTTTGTTGAGCTTGTGCATGTTTCTTTCTTCGAAATTCATGTCAATTGTTTTCATCAATTTGATAAATGTACAATATGTGCTCAGGTATTCCCAGCACCAGCTGATAGAGAGAAAGTGAAATCTTGTTTGTCAGAACTGGGGGATATGAGCAGCACATTCAAGCAAGTTTTGTCAGCTGGCTTGGAGCAACTTGTGGGGACTGTTACACCACGAATTCGTCCATTGTTGGACAATGTTGCAACTATCAGTTACGAGCTATCAGAAGCAGAGTATGCTGATAATGAGGTTAATGATCCATGGGTCCAGAGGCTTCTCCATGCAGTGGAGACTAATGTGGCATGGCTGCAGCCTCTAATGACTTCCAACAACTATGATTCATTTGTTCATCTGGTCATTGACTTCATCGTAAAGAGGCTGGAAGTGATTATGATGCAGAAAAGATTCAGTCAGCTTGGAGGTCTGCAGCTTGATAGAGATGCAAGGGCGTTGGTAAGCCACTTCTCTGGCATGACCCAAAGGACTGTTAGAGATAAGTTTGCTCGTCTCACTCAAATGGCGACAATTCTCAACTTAGAGAAGGTATCAGAGATTCTTGATTTCTGGGGTGAAAATTCAGGACCTATGACTTGGAGACTAACCCCAGCGGAGGTTAGACGAGTACTAGGCCTTAGAGTTGAATTTAAACCGGAAGCAATTGCGGCTCTTAAGTTGTAAATGAGTCTACCCATAGCCATATATTCTTTTGTTGTTTGTTTACAAATCTATTTTCTTCTCCCTACCAATAGTTTTTCCCCTTTGAAAAGAATGAAATAACCCTTCTTACATCACCTCAGGCAGGCATGTAGCATTTTGTTTTGTTGTGAATCCCAAACAGTGTacaattgaaaaagaaaatttacTATTTTGTATCGACCTCATTATTATGGAAGTCAAAGCATTGTGTTTTGTCTTAaattttagtttaagtttgatTAGAATTGGTTTTCAAGAGAAAGCTAGCTTATttaccaaaaaagaaaaaagagaagctAGCTTCGATTTCCTAGAATTAGCTGACGATTTGAATGACTGATAATGTCTCAGGTAATTACATTAAATTCTGTATATTGGCACAGCATTTGTATCTCATTGACATTCTTTCGTACTGGTTGAATTTATTATGCCCCACTTATCCATATCCACTATCTACATCGTGATGGTCaaaacaaaaatactaaaagtAAGTAAAATAATTGCCCTGTAGATTATTTATAGCAACCGAAAAGAAGTTTTATTAACTAAAGTTACAGTCcctaaaaaaagagaaaaagattaaaaaaactaaaagttaCTGCTGTTTTGAATAGGAACTTTCCCTTGCTGTTATGCTGCTCATAGGCCATCCTTAATTGTTTTTGTTGTTCTTGCTCCTTCTGAGCTGACTTTGGTTtggaaaaaaacaaataaataatttgtttatCAAATGTCGTTTATTTTAGCAATTACAttgtgtttgtttaatttttcatatGTGTTTTTGCTCTGTTTTAGATATTGCAAGATTAGTTTGAGAAATAAAGTAAATGTTCACAAGTAGTATGTAATTGTAGGTAATAAAAACTTCAATTCCAATACATATCCTATTAATCCTAAATTTGaagtaaaaataaacaaatgttGCTAATATTATTGGAATAaggtaaataaatatctattttattgACCAACTTTAACCAACATgttccacatttttttttttttgaatgaaatagCAACTTTATTGATTTAAAAGCATTCAAAAAACAAGATATCCCTCAAATCGGGCGAGATATCTAGTTCTAAAATGCAACTACCAGAGATAAATCGAGAGTGCCTTGCAATTGCATGGACAACTCAATTTGCTGATCGTTTAACAAATCGTAATTTAACATCCTTTAAGAAAGATAATAACAGAACATTCCTCTATATGGTGTTTATATTATACTTAGTAGCTACCAAGTCTTAATATGATAaaattttgacaattaaataaatattatatttaatttaattttatttaaaaaaataactttgattaacttaaataaataattaaaaaaaaaacaatgccaATATATTAGTACAATctttaactaaaattaaatttagcaCGACTCTTTATAATAAATAGTGTCTACTATTATGTTTTACAATTAAGTACCACATCTTCTAGTAAGAGTGATAGTATAGTTTTTTGAGGAAAATAGGAACTATTTCCCATTTGTAAAAACAATTACTTGTAAAGTTTTGTTTTGGGAAATCATATTTAAAACATATATTGTAGGTGAATAGTTTCTAGTTAAATATGAAACTACATTACAAATTAGAATTATGCTAGAATAAACATATCAGTGAGATAAAAAGTAAACTTAacgaattttaaattattatcttCAACTTACAAGGATTTTCAATgaagaattttatattattatcttCAAGTTACAAGGATTCGCAAGGAAGGAAGAAGCTGTCTAATAAGGCTACAAACTGAGCCCATTGGGGCTCTTCATATAACAAAAACAGAATTTGGGCAAACCATAATAAGTTCTGTGCTTCATATGAAAACAATTATAGCTTTAAAGATGAGCACAGCCAAAATTGAAATTAGGAACCCACCTTGACAACATATCCTGCTTACAGTAGAAAAAGGCTAACACTGGCAATACTACTAGAGgtaaataaacataaaagaCCATACACATCAACATCCAATAACTAAAAAACCAGCAAGATTATGGAGACATTCAATGTTGGCGTAATTAGACATGAGCAGTGCCTTCAGTGAATTTGGGGTCCTCACATCTGTACCGTCCATCAGGTCCAATTCCAAAACCTTTTGGATCTGCAAACACATTCTCCAGTAGCTGGTTACGAGCTGGATAGGGACTTTCATCAGCAAACTCAACAGCTTCTTCAACAAGATCATCTATCTTCTTCTCTATGGCCTTCAACTCTTGTTCATTTGCTAATTTGCTCTCAATTAAGTGTTTCTTCAAGGCTGCAATGGGATCTCTAGCAGCATAACGTGCCTTCTCAGCTGCAAAATCAGGAACCCAAAAAATGATTGTAAGCAGGGAACTCCAATAAACTAACACATATAATTACACATTTGGTATTGGGATACAAATAGCAATGCCAAGAATCTCCTTCTTACAGAACATACTCTAGTAATAAACAGAAGAAAATTCGTGAAGAAACAATGTGATCAACATGCAACATTGATTATAAAGAGAATTAATCAtctgaaaaatacaaaataaataataagtgaAGTACTGACCAGGGTCACGGAGCTCATCTGGATCAGCCAATGAATGTCCTCTGAATCTGTATGTCTCACATTCAACCAAGGTTGGCCCTTCTCCTCTCCTGGCCCTTCCAATGGCCTCCTTAGCAACCTCCCTGACCTTCAGAACATCCATCCCATCAACATGAACACCTGGCATTCCAAAAGCAGGTCCTTTCTTCCAGATCTCTGGATCTGAGGTAGATCTCAAATGGGACATCCCAATTGCCCACAAATTATTCTCCACAACGAAAATGATGGGCAACTTCCACAAAGCTGCCATATTCAAGCACTCAAAGAATTGTCCATTATTACAGGTACCATCTCCAAAAAATGCACAAGTTACGTGATCAGAGCCGGGCTCTTTCAAAACCTCCCTCCTATACTTGGAGGAAAAGGCAGCACCAGTTGCCACCGGAATTCCTTCACCGATGAAAGCAAATCCCCCAAGCAAATTGTGCTCTTTGGAGAACATGTGCATGGAACCTCCTTGGCCTCGGCAGCATCCGGTGGTCTTCCCAAAGAGCTCGCTCATCACTGCACGGGCTGGGACGCCCTTACTCAGTGCATGTACGTGATCCCTGTATGTGCTCACCACAGAGTCTTCCTTTTTCAGAAGTTTGATGAATCCAGTTGACACAGCCTCTTGGCCATTGTAGAGGTGAACGAAACCAAACATTTTGCCCCTATAATACATCTGAGCACACATATCCTCGAAAGATCTGCCCAATATCATGTCTTCATACAGCTCCAAGCCTTCCTCTTTCGTGATCAGCTGGATAAAatcgaattaaaaaaaaagttcaatACACTAAAATCTTAAAACCCTGTTCGAGAATTTCTTGTTGCATGctaaactttatacattaaaaaTAATCCCTTTACGTTTTAAGGTGTCGAACCAACAGTTTTTGGAAGATAACTAACTCGAATTTCACCATCGAACAACAAGAATTGATACACAAATCTTCTGATTTGCTTAGTTGAGGTGTCAAATCGATAATCAAACAGTGTTCAGCTGATCTTACTTGAGTGTCACAATCACACAAATCTTAGGAAACCCAATACGGTAAACAAGTAATTAATTAGAAACAAAATAGCAAAACGCTAAGGTTTTCATTAAATTCCCATaattcaaaacaaaaacaagAAGAAAGTGAAGCTACAACAGAAAATTGAAGCAGCAAAACAAAAAGGGTTTACCAGATTGGTGGAAGTCTGACGCTTTTTCTCCTTAACGACGTCAGAGACAGCAACAACGGCGGATCGACGGTAAGAAGCGGATTGATGGGATTTGGTGGGAAGAGGATTGAAGCGAAGCTTCTGGGTAGATCCAAGGAAAGAGCAAGTCTTAAAGAGAGATGGGGTGTCATTGGATCTGGGAGTGGAGGCATGGAGAGGAACTGGTTGAGCGAACTTAGTGGCGGAGAACGACATTGGCGTGTGTAGTGTTTGGAAACCCCAGGTGAGAGGCAATTGAGAGAAACCAATGTGTATGGGtgtaatgaagaagaagaagaagaagagagaaagaattAGATGGGAAAATGAGGGAAAGTGGGAGAAAATAAGAAGGAAGAAAGAGGCGGAGGATACGAGGGTGAAGAGTTTGGAAATGTCCGCCTACTGTGCGGAGCCAGGTGAGAGCGTTGGACCATAAGCCACCCAAACCCAACTAATTTCTCACTGCTATTTACGtttcttcatttattattattattattattattattaggctaattagtaatttttctcgttaactttaatatatactaaattatgtccctgaatttttttagccgttaaaaattcctctgAACTAtcgagattgttagatttaaggacttttatctaatttcatttaattttactgtttcagtaattgtttatgtactaaaccatgctccacaaactttgatatctatcaaataatacccctcaaattttgatatgtactaaatcatgcccataaactttcatccatgttagaatttttttactaaaattagataaaagtttttaaatttaacaatcttaatagttcagaggaaatttttaacggctaaaaaTTTTCaggagcataatttagtacatgtcaaaattcggaggaaaaaattactaattagtcttattattattattattattattattattattattattattattattattatatatacatatttatttatagacttaacaaaaatcacatttatatttatactatcGAGTTACCAACAAAAATTTATTAAGTGTAGAACAAAGGGAGTTCTTATGTTTTGGACGGTTGGTAAGAcatatcactttcaatattttagcatatgtagaaattaaattataattcaatttcttttatatatatgacGTAGTTAGAACATTtctaatagtattttttttttatcttttttagttaaaataattagaacgttaaaataaaagttattattattattattattattattagggatATTGACAGCTAAACCACTTAAATTTTAcgttttgtaacacttaaccacaaaagtCGATTTTTTGGGGGCAAAACTACATAAACTCTCATTCTGTTTTGCTCTGTACCTCTCCGTCCTAAAAGCACAGTTACATGCTACGGTGGACTGtctacgtgtacacacttgtacacgtggtaaatttttagtggtgcacgtaatattaattttaggaTAATTTGTGGCATAACCTCTTTAAGTGGCCAGGTAGTTGCAACTTGCAACTAACCCCCaaatctaaaattttggtggtaaaagcACCTAAACTTCTATTCCGTTAGCAAATACACTCCCTCGTCTAACGGACCCCGTTTTCTGCTCATGTGGCTGGGTAGCCCAAGTGCCAAGTCACCAAAATACACATTACATGGCATTATCCATTTAAAACTTGGGATTATaactgaaaattaaaataaactaaaaatattaattaaattaaatctaaaaccCCATTAAACACAAATCCACTTTACCAGCATAAGAACCCCAAACCCAGATGTCACACCCATTTTCGTTTTAAATCAAAGGAAATCGAGAGAAGGGGGTCgaaatcaaagaagaagagTAAGGATATAAAGTTAGAAGGGTTGGGGGTACTCCTACCTGGATTCATCATCCATTGTCGAAGGGGAAGAACAAAGCTAGTGAACATGTCCACGGGGCCTCACCTCTGCCGATGTGACCCCCCTAGGGTTGCAGAGATGAAAACATCTTAGACGAATAAGAATCCTGGGGGAAGGTTTGTTAGATGCCCATTCCATCAAGTGAGATCTTATTGCTTTGATTATTTGCCTATTTTttgtgttcttttttttttctcctcaggtcagattttttttttttgtggcagcAAGTACACGGGTGTAATTTTTGGATGTGGTATGACCCACCCATGTGTGAACGATTCTCGGTTGTCATTCTTGGACTGCTAAGGAAGATTCAAAATTTGGAGATGGAAGTTTCCAATTTATCTAAAGCTTGTAACAGCAAAGAAGGACATGAATTTGTGGAGAACTATATTAACAACAAAGAACAAACTGAAGGTGTGGAGAGTTGTCATGAAAGCACTCTCACCATTGATGGCTATTCAAATGCAAGACAAACCTGTGAATGTCAAATGAGTGGAAATATTAGATGTTTTGTAATATGTATTgcaatatgtatgttattttattttattttttcaaatcatgAACAATGATGTGTAACTGAAAACACAAAGTGTGACTGATGTTGATCAATGAAAGAGTATGAAATGTAGTCATCTTTGTTTTGATATAATCTCCTTTTCCATAAATAAATACCAGATGTTTATATTATGTGCATACTTCTGCACCAAACATGAAAGTGTAATACAAAATACCTaacaaaaaacataaattaGGCTTAACAGTTAACACAACATCTTGTGCACTAATTCAAAATACAACATCCTGTGCACTAATTGTTTCTGCAATCCTAACACATTCCTAAGGACTAAGTCAAAATACTAATTCAAAATACTACATCAAAGTGTTGCAACCTATGCATTAGACCCTCCTGCATATTTTGGTGGAGCAGATGACCCAGCTCCATCACCTTGTGCAGCCTTCCTAGCTTTTTCCTTTGCCATTCTTTTCCTTCTCTTTAGAGTTTCCTTGGTTGGATTTTGGATGTGTGGCCTGCCTCCTTTGTTCTTTGGGCCCTAATAAACAGAAGAATTGAATCATTATTGCCAAGTGAAAACTAATACCGAAAAAGTAAGCTTTAGACAAATTCATACCTGTGGTTGAGGTGCTGCATCATTCGAGCAGTACCTCCTATTGTGTCCAGCTTGCCTGCATTTTCCACAATGCATAATTGCACCAGTTCTTCTAGCCTTTGTGCAAGTTGGAGGTGGTGGCTCATCAACACTTCTTCCTCTTTTTTTCTTGGCCATGCCTAGCAAAATGTTTTCTCCAAGAGGAAGGATTGTGTTTTCTCCTGTTTTTGGCCACTTGTCAAGACTTGGGATTGGGAAAACTGTGTTTGCATAACTCTTTTCAAAAGCCTCTTTGTTGTAATAAGGGTGGGAATTATGGTTGCACATCCAAATTGCAGCTAAGGCATGTCCACACGTTATGCCTGTTAACTGAAACTTCCTACAGATGCATGTTTTCTTCTCTAAGTCCACAGTGAAGCACCCTCCTGGATTCATCTGAATCTGAAACATAGTTGCATTTGCTCTTGACACTCCACACCGTTTAGCAACTTCTGTTTCCTTTGCAATAATCTTGATGATATTGGTGTGTATAGTATGGTTCCATTTAGGCAAACTCTTCCTTTTTTTGGTAAAACGACACATTAACCAATGCCTGTAAAAATAGCATGACTAAGTGAGAATGCAACAATTTAAACAATTAAGTAATAACTGCCAGTACATAGAAATCAATGAAAATGTTACCTGATAAACTCTAGCAGAGTAATTATTGGTTTGTCCCTTGCATCAATGATTGCATTGTTGAAGCTTTCACAAATATTGTTCACATATCACATTTGACCTCCTCTTTGAAGTGTGCTTTTGTCCATTCTGATGGGTTCTTTGCTGCCAGCCAATTTTATGCACTTGTGTTGACTTTCTTTATCACATCCATCCTCCTATCAAACTCTGTAGGAATAGTGGCTCTTGCAGCATTCCACATAAGTTGTTTCAGCAGTAGACCAGGAAActgtttttgaaattttcatGCATATGTCTCACACAAAACCTATTGTCAGGACTGTTGAAAACTGTCTCCACTGTATTTTAAAGTCCCTTCTGCCTGTTACTCATAAAAGTAAATGACTATGGCTCAATGGAATTCAAGTCATCTTTTAGCAGCTCTAAAAACCAACTCCAGTTGTTGGTTGTTTCTTTCTCAGTGATGGCATAGGCCACTGGGAAGATGGAATTTGATGCATCAATCCCAATTGCAGCAAGTAAGATCCCTTTACTGCATCCTTTCAGAAAGCACCCATCAAGCCCTAAAAGTGGCCTGCATCCTTGTTTAAAACCCTCTTTACAAGCATGAAGACACACATAACACCTTTGAAAGATTCTATGGTTACCTTGCATCTCACATTTAAATTGAATCTTATAAGGGGTTGTTGTTTCATTCTCTTCATCACTGTGGACACTTCCCATTTTAACTTCATCACCAATATCACTTTCATTAGCATTATCATGCACCAACTCGGTGTGACTTCCCCACCAAGAACAATTCTCAGGTTGCACATTCTCATTCAACTCCACATCTGGTTCACCATTATACTTTTCCTCATGCATTTCAAACTCACCTTCAGATTGTGGTGCTGTTTGGGGTGCTAGCTGGGGTACTGTCTGGGCTATTCAGTTTGCAGTTTGGGGTTCTGTTTCAGGCTCAGTTTGGGGTATTGTGTGTCCTGTTTGGCTTGCAGTGTGGGACGCAGTTTGGGGTTTTGTTTCAGGTTATGTTTGCTGTGTAGTGTGGGGTGATGGTTGGGGTGTTGTTTGGGTTGCAGTATGGGGTCTCCTCATCCTCCTCAGTCTGTGTCTTTTACTTCTTGGGGTCTCATGTAAATCAAAGATAACATAGTATCAAATTAAGTTGTGTGTATTCTACTTATTTAATGGATTAAAAtctataaaattcatataaaattaattctaaCTAGGTGGTCAGTTTGTTGTGTTGCTTCTGCTACAGGTTCAGTTTGGGGTGCTGCTACATGTTCAGTTTGGGGTACTGCTTCATGGAGAATTTGAGGTGCTGCTTCAGGCTCAATTTGGGGTTCAGCTTCAGCCTCAATTTGGAGATCCCAAATTCAACTTTTGGAAACTCATATGCAAGTTGGGATTAGGGGTGAAAATCGGTCGATTATGGTcggtttttacaattttatgaccgaccggtcggttacagtttttattttatgaaaaccgtaaccgaacttttagaaattataaccgtaTAAAACCGACTGTACGGTTTTTGGCAATTTTTCGATTTGGCAGTTTTGGACAGTTTTTGGCAGTTTTGGCAGTTTTTTGGTTTaaccatttttttatttcaaaaaccgaaaccgaccgccaTGCCACAAAAAACTGAATTCAAAACCGACCGCCGAATTCGGTGATGACGTGAAACCAAAAATTCGGTTACGGTCTGGTCGGTTTGATGGTTGGTTTCGGTTTATCgatttttatgaacacccctagctgGGATATAATGTCTGGTTCACATTCAGTTGGGATTTGATGCTCATCTTGCATCTGATTAGGTGCAACTGAATCATGCATCATCCTCCTCTGCCTCCTCTCTCTGAGTCTTTTACTTCTTGGTGTCTCCTCTAAACCTTCATTTACACCAACAATCACAACCTCTGAATCACTAGATAATCCACTTAATTCCTGCAATACCAACCTTCATTTATTAACAATAAAAAACTAATTTGATGCAATCAAAtctaacaaaatgcttaaaaaaaAGCATAATCATAACCTAGGCAGCTGGTGCAACATCTGGTATAGGAGGACTTTCTGGTGCAGGAGGGGTGGGAGGATAGGGAAGGTTGGGAGACCTCCATCATCATCTAGATGAGCTAAGTTCTCCCCAGCAAAGGCCATCATATCCTCAAAATCTTCATGATCACCCTCATCTAAATCATTCTCCTCATCTCCATCATCtccatcatcttcatcatctccATCATCTTCATCCTCTTCTCCATCATCTTCCTCAGACTCAAACTCAGATGATGATGATATCACGATTGTCTCAGGAATAGTATTTCCTGGTTGGGGGTTGCACTCACGAGAATGAACTTCCTCATCCATCCACTGTGTTGCTAAATCTCCCCACTTGACAAATTTGTTGTAGAACATGTCATTGGGTTCATAATGACCATGTGGATTGACAACAACATCTGCCAAAATTCCACAATTTGATGGCAACTCCACCAAAGTGCACTTCTCCAGTTTTTAAGATGGTGgttctagattataccttacaTCATCCTCAGACAAATACCAATCCAATGCGAATGTTGAATCTGACAGTACCAAATATATACTCGCCTCCCTGTAGCTTCTAGACCTCAAATCATCCAACAGCATATCGACTTGGTCTTGTTCAACCACCCTGAATCCCATATTCAGGTGTTTCTCTTTAGGCTTAAATAGAAATCCAAATGGAAACTGATATCCCAATTTTAGAGCCATTTCTTCCAAATGCAGCCTGTTGAACCCTTCAAACCCACAGTGATCAAAATATGGAATTCGACCACCCTCATACATCTTATTGCCACAACGGGTATACCAGAAACCCCCATGGAATAATTTCACTATGAAATTATCCAAGTTCAAACCTGCATGGATAACATAAACTAGAGTTAATGGTAGATGTTTACTAGGCAAAACCTAACAACTTTACCCAATTCTTTGACAAAACCCCCTAAACATTTAGCCCCCACATCCTACAtacagacaaaaaaaaaaatatatgtgcaAATGTTCCTTTTTCAGAAGACAAAGGCATAAGATTCCCTAACAGCCTTTGACTACTTTGTTTTTACCCAAAAGTGCAATACTTTAATATCTCATCTACCCACTTAACCTGTGTATGGACCACAATTCAACAAACCTCACAACCTAACTATTATTAACTCCACTACCAGAATTAAAAACTACTATAAATCCAACACACTCATACCCAACATTTTTCAAAACCCTAAACACTATTACAAGAAAAAATCACTTACCGTAGTCTGGAGGAGCATCATCCTCATTCTGACGACGAAAGGCCATTTCATGAACGAGATCTAGTTTCTGAGTCTTTCTCTTCAACTTCTAATCCGTGTTTCTGGGTTTCCTTTGATTTTACGATAATGGGTTTGGGGTTCTTACACTCTTTTCATTTGCTTACTCTTCGATTTCCAAACCGTGTTTGTGGGCTTCTTTCGATTTTGTAAAAAACGGTTTGGGATTCTTACACTGGTTTGGGTTTCCTTTCTCCTCGATTTACACTGTGTTTCTGGGTTGTGTTTTTCTTAAGGTTAGTTCATTTTGTTTGTGGATTTGTATTCATaaatgatttatttttatttcatttcccCCTTgcttattctattttaagtggATTTGTATTTTgtggatttatttaattttaatggggtttttgatttaatttaggtaatatttttagttaattttaattttaggttATATTTCCAAATGGATAATGCCACGTAATATGTATTTTGGTGACTTGGCACTTGGGCTACCCAGCCACATAAGCAGAAAACGGGGTCAGTTAGACGGGGGAGTGTATTTGCTAACGGAATAGAGGTTTAGGTGGTTTTAccactaaaattttaaatttggggGTTAGTTGCAAATACCTGGCCACTTAAGGAGGTTATGCCGTAAATTacccttaattttttttaaaaaatatgtataaatattttaaaaaaattaaaaatatattttttttactttttattttttttaaataatttaaaaattataaaattataaaaataattattttttttattttatttttttctctttcctttttcttcttcttcttcttcttcttcttcttcttcttccttcactAAAAAACCCTACCAAACCCTAGCAAACCCTAATGTCGGCGACCACCCCGACCCCCCTTCTTTTCTCATGCGGCGTTGACGGAGCCACCAACGGACCAGGACACTACAAAATCAGAATCCCCAAGCCCCAAAACCCCGACCTCCTCCTCTCCCCAATCTCTCGACCAACCCCGGCGACCAccacgaagagagagagagagagagagagagagagagagagagagagagagagagagagagagagagagagaggatctGGGTGCTTCGGCTTGGCTCCAGTGGTGCTTCGGTTCagtagaaaaagaagaagaaagaagaagaaggagaaagaagaaagaagaagaaaaaaaaaagtaaaaaaaaaatattaaatttttttttataattttttaaatatttatatttttataattattaaattattatttttataatttttaaattattttttaaaattaatattactgaACTACTAAAAATTTGTCATGTGTACACGTGTACAGTCCACCGTGGCATTTAACTGTGCTTTTTGGACGGAAGGGTACAGAGCAAAACAGAATGGGAGTTTACGTAGTTTTGCCCCCCAA is a window from the Cannabis sativa cultivar Pink pepper isolate KNU-18-1 chromosome 1, ASM2916894v1, whole genome shotgun sequence genome containing:
- the LOC115708323 gene encoding pyruvate dehydrogenase E1 component subunit alpha-3, chloroplastic, giving the protein MSFSATKFAQPVPLHASTPRSNDTPSLFKTCSFLGSTQKLRFNPLPTKSHQSASYRRSAVVAVSDVVKEKKRQTSTNLLITKEEGLELYEDMILGRSFEDMCAQMYYRGKMFGFVHLYNGQEAVSTGFIKLLKKEDSVVSTYRDHVHALSKGVPARAVMSELFGKTTGCCRGQGGSMHMFSKEHNLLGGFAFIGEGIPVATGAAFSSKYRREVLKEPGSDHVTCAFFGDGTCNNGQFFECLNMAALWKLPIIFVVENNLWAIGMSHLRSTSDPEIWKKGPAFGMPGVHVDGMDVLKVREVAKEAIGRARRGEGPTLVECETYRFRGHSLADPDELRDPAEKARYAARDPIAALKKHLIESKLANEQELKAIEKKIDDLVEEAVEFADESPYPARNQLLENVFADPKGFGIGPDGRYRCEDPKFTEGTAHV